The following proteins come from a genomic window of Shewanella halifaxensis HAW-EB4:
- a CDS encoding class GN sortase, with product MGSILKQGDNFYDDARRDKRLGRRFHQYIPWLLLAAGVVLIVQGGYMQAKANFAQFLIQQAWQKTLLDEKPHKPWSWADTYPVAKLDFLPMKTHLQELPAESRDSNDSLYVLAGASGRNLAFGPAQMLTSASVNGQGNTVIAGHRDTHFARLDGVQVGQLIQLQSASGKSRIYRVATALVTHESDMSVIENNGHRQLTLVTCYPFGAEFAGGPLRFVVKAEPVN from the coding sequence GTGGGTAGCATTTTAAAGCAAGGCGATAATTTTTATGATGATGCAAGGCGTGATAAACGCCTTGGCAGACGGTTTCATCAGTATATTCCGTGGTTGTTATTGGCTGCAGGTGTCGTTTTAATCGTTCAAGGTGGATATATGCAAGCTAAAGCGAATTTTGCTCAATTTCTTATTCAACAGGCTTGGCAGAAAACATTGTTGGATGAAAAGCCGCATAAGCCTTGGTCGTGGGCTGATACGTATCCCGTTGCCAAGCTAGATTTTTTGCCGATGAAAACTCACTTGCAAGAACTTCCCGCTGAGTCGCGCGATAGCAATGACAGTCTATACGTACTGGCTGGCGCATCGGGCCGTAATTTAGCTTTTGGCCCGGCACAAATGTTAACGTCGGCAAGTGTTAATGGTCAGGGCAATACGGTTATTGCAGGCCATAGAGATACCCACTTTGCGAGACTTGATGGTGTTCAAGTCGGCCAGTTAATCCAGTTACAAAGCGCATCGGGAAAGAGTCGTATCTATCGTGTGGCAACGGCGCTAGTGACTCATGAGTCCGATATGAGTGTGATTGAGAATAATGGTCACAGACAACTAACCTTGGTGACCTGTTATCCATTTGGGGCGGAGTTTGCTGGTGGGCCACTGCGATTTGTGGTTAAGGCGGAGCCTGTTAATTAG